A genome region from Ligilactobacillus cholophilus includes the following:
- a CDS encoding universal stress protein encodes MALGYKKILVGIDGSKGSEQALFDALNIAKRNDAHLDVLWVLDMNSLEYGNAGITLDGERIYKEEQECEKYINDLKQHLIEEGLPENKIAVHLRFGNPKTVIVEDFQPEYQNDLIIVGETGKNFFKRIIVGSVASYIMRTAKCDVMIAKAPEKILSKEIDIDLKDIDAE; translated from the coding sequence ATGGCATTAGGCTACAAAAAAATTTTAGTAGGTATTGATGGTTCAAAGGGTTCAGAACAAGCTTTATTTGATGCTTTAAATATAGCTAAAAGAAATGATGCTCATTTAGATGTTTTATGGGTATTAGATATGAATTCACTTGAATATGGTAATGCGGGGATTACTTTAGATGGTGAACGAATTTACAAAGAAGAACAAGAATGTGAAAAATATATAAATGATCTTAAACAACATTTGATTGAAGAAGGATTACCTGAAAATAAAATTGCAGTTCATTTGAGATTTGGTAATCCAAAAACAGTAATTGTCGAAGATTTTCAACCTGAATATCAAAATGATTTAATTATTGTAGGGGAAACAGGTAAGAATTTCTTCAAACGTATTATTGTTGGTTCAGTTGCCTCATATATTATGCGGACTGCTAAGTGCGATGTAATGATTGCAAAGGCACCTGAAAAGATTTTATCAAAAGAAATTGATATTGATTTGAAAGATATTGACGCAGAATAA
- a CDS encoding deoxynucleoside kinase: MITLSGIIGSGKSSLTQILSEELGTKAFYEPVEDNPVLPLFYKGNEIAAKKRSEGDKEATNPYAYLLQTFFLNRRFAMIKQAMEEDNNILDRSIYEDEIFMRMNTEMGNATDVEYDIYKSLLSNMMEELPYASHKKSPDLMIMINVSYDTMLKRIEKRGREYELVENDPSLVDYYHRLLKQYDIWRDEYEASPMLVIDGDKFDFVTNLEDRVTVLEMIESKLVELGNLTEEKFAELKEKHKIMLDEM, encoded by the coding sequence TTGATTACACTTTCAGGTATTATCGGATCAGGCAAATCAAGCCTTACACAAATTTTATCAGAGGAATTAGGAACAAAAGCTTTTTATGAACCAGTAGAAGACAACCCTGTATTGCCTTTGTTTTATAAAGGTAATGAGATTGCTGCTAAAAAGCGTTCAGAAGGAGATAAAGAAGCTACTAATCCTTACGCATACTTATTGCAAACATTCTTTTTAAACCGTCGTTTTGCAATGATTAAACAAGCAATGGAAGAAGACAATAACATTTTAGACCGTTCTATTTATGAAGATGAGATCTTTATGCGTATGAATACTGAAATGGGTAATGCTACAGATGTTGAATATGATATCTATAAGAGCTTGCTTAGCAATATGATGGAAGAATTACCATATGCTTCACATAAAAAATCACCAGATTTGATGATCATGATCAATGTATCTTATGATACGATGCTCAAGCGAATTGAAAAACGTGGTCGTGAATATGAATTGGTCGAAAATGACCCTTCATTAGTTGATTACTATCACCGTTTATTAAAACAATATGATATTTGGCGTGATGAATATGAAGCATCTCCAATGCTTGTAATCGATGGAGATAAATTTGATTTTGTAACTAATTTAGAAGACCGTGTAACCGTTCTTGAAATGATTGAAAGTAAATTAGTTGAATTAGGCAATTTAACAGAAGAAAAATTTGCTGAATTAAAAGAAAAACATAAAATTATGTTAGATGAAATGTAA
- a CDS encoding DUF4767 domain-containing protein, protein MKKCPKCGSENPKNANFCKKCGKSLLNVKPETQSLRRTGNHNGGQNYNHKRYKYIVFLIAVIIILIGWMLLSKSSNERHSSEESMSIDVVQSAKSKKTTESTSKLESSSSSQTVKLWNSNKASQLASFMQSWGNQMNQQYENCGEDTNNDVDFHDYHFPNDFGNINYRVNNEPVSVTWSADGQGDADYNVVAIYSDANNPSSAGTHLYFFAIHNGSPIVLITEQSDGENQLNFKETANRDLRAGFEKIVNEN, encoded by the coding sequence ATGAAAAAATGCCCTAAATGTGGGAGCGAGAATCCAAAGAATGCCAATTTTTGCAAGAAATGCGGTAAAAGTTTACTAAATGTAAAACCAGAAACTCAATCTTTACGACGAACAGGAAATCATAATGGAGGGCAAAATTATAATCATAAAAGATATAAATATATAGTATTTTTAATTGCTGTCATTATTATTTTAATTGGATGGATGCTACTTTCAAAATCAAGTAATGAAAGACATTCAAGTGAAGAATCGATGTCAATAGATGTTGTACAGAGTGCAAAGAGCAAAAAAACAACAGAATCGACTTCAAAATTGGAAAGTTCTTCTTCAAGCCAGACAGTGAAACTATGGAATAGTAATAAAGCTAGTCAACTTGCATCATTCATGCAGTCTTGGGGAAATCAAATGAATCAACAATATGAAAATTGTGGAGAAGATACAAATAATGATGTTGATTTTCATGATTACCATTTTCCAAATGATTTCGGTAATATTAATTACAGAGTTAATAATGAACCAGTAAGCGTCACTTGGTCAGCGGATGGACAGGGTGATGCAGATTATAATGTAGTTGCAATTTATAGTGATGCAAATAATCCAAGCAGTGCAGGGACACACTTGTACTTTTTTGCAATTCATAATGGAAGTCCAATTGTTTTAATTACAGAACAAAGCGATGGAGAAAATCAATTGAATTTCAAAGAAACTGCCAATCGAGACTTGCGGGCAGGATTTGAAAAAATTGTCAATGAAAATTAA
- a CDS encoding AbrB/MazE/SpoVT family DNA-binding domain-containing protein, producing MTKIKVTLPDEVVEKYNIHDGDKFHISEKHGEIRLKKTNNTSNKRQFNVMWLVLASIIASAIFGLYINAIHLKQVPLVGNQSIASGLIVLGGLSGMIMFSTYFIVNRKNITTNYSAHTFWRTFPVIVISFVLILALALMGIAWGMGRIFTGITFGHVTAIMLFLVFVLAINYIMVRIGLAVDYGMLTTIMILVIISGAVLSMASNGKNWWQHNLSFLGTKNANNSWQFNLTLVFSSLLMVALIDYIFVSLHDVVKNSWRTITLRILLTLTALDVGAVGVFPNNANFHILHDKVAGYLVYFIIILIVGIRWLLPEVGKRFLTISYAMCIGLIVVDLMFKPFYLISLTAFELIAFVLAFGWILLLFDTMIGIVEDDGQNYQIKLKFDNKD from the coding sequence ATGACCAAAATAAAGGTAACATTACCTGATGAGGTAGTTGAAAAATATAACATACATGATGGTGACAAATTTCATATTAGCGAAAAACATGGAGAAATTCGTCTCAAAAAAACTAATAATACTAGCAATAAGCGTCAATTCAATGTAATGTGGCTAGTATTAGCATCAATTATTGCAAGTGCTATTTTTGGCTTATATATTAATGCAATACATTTAAAACAAGTTCCATTGGTTGGGAATCAATCAATTGCTAGTGGTTTGATTGTATTAGGTGGTTTATCAGGAATGATAATGTTTAGTACCTATTTCATTGTAAACCGAAAAAACATCACTACTAATTATTCAGCGCATACTTTTTGGAGAACATTTCCAGTGATCGTAATATCGTTCGTACTAATTTTAGCACTTGCTTTAATGGGAATTGCATGGGGAATGGGAAGAATTTTCACAGGAATTACTTTTGGCCATGTTACAGCAATAATGTTATTTTTAGTTTTTGTTTTAGCAATCAATTATATTATGGTCAGAATTGGCTTAGCTGTAGATTATGGCATGTTAACGACAATTATGATTTTAGTGATTATTAGCGGTGCAGTATTATCAATGGCATCTAACGGTAAAAATTGGTGGCAACATAATCTTAGTTTTTTAGGTACTAAAAATGCTAACAATAGCTGGCAATTTAATTTAACGCTTGTTTTTTCATCATTATTAATGGTTGCGTTAATTGATTATATTTTTGTTTCATTACATGATGTAGTTAAAAATTCATGGCGAACAATTACATTAAGAATCTTATTGACTTTAACGGCTCTTGATGTAGGTGCTGTTGGGGTCTTCCCTAACAATGCAAATTTCCATATTTTGCATGATAAAGTTGCAGGATATTTAGTTTATTTTATTATCATCTTAATAGTAGGAATTCGTTGGCTTTTACCCGAAGTGGGAAAACGGTTCTTAACTATTTCATATGCAATGTGTATAGGACTAATTGTTGTTGATTTAATGTTTAAACCATTCTATCTGATTTCATTAACAGCTTTCGAATTGATTGCTTTTGTTCTTGCTTTCGGATGGATCTTATTACTTTTTGATACAATGATTGGAATTGTAGAAGATGATGGACAAAATTATCAAATTAAACTTAAATTTGATAATAAAGATTAA
- a CDS encoding AAA family ATPase, producing MADIPVGPFDNMDDIFNQLMGGMNGINSENRRYLINGREVTPEEFAEYRKTGKLPKGANAQGAQVAGKAKKDGILEKLGRNLTQEARDGKLDPVIGRNKEIQETAEILSRRTKNNPVLVGDAGVGKTAVVEGLAQAIVNGDVPAAIKNKEIISIDISGLEAGTQYRGSFEENIQNLIKEVKQRGNVILFFDEIHQILGAGGMGGDNGSKGLADILKPALSRGEITVIGATTQDEYHNTIMKNAALARRFNEVTVNAPSAEDTFKILRGIRPLYEKHHNVELPDNVLKAAVDYSIQYIPQRSLPDKAIDLIDMTAAHLAAQHPVTDVKEIEKQIAAEKEKQEKAAEDEDYEAALNAKTKIKDLQKQIDNHAQEQKVTATVNDVAEAVERLTGIPVSKMGASDIERLKTIGDRLKGKVIGQDEAVDAVARAIRRNRAGFDEGNRPIGSFLFVGPTGVGKTELAKQLALDMFGSKDAIIRLDMSEYSDRTAVSKLIGTSAGYVGYEDNNNTLTERVRRNPYSIILLDEIEKADPQVITLLLQVLDDGRLTDGQGNTVNFKNTVIIATSNAGFGNEELNGNEKKDEDIMKKIAPYFRPEFLNRFNAVIEFSHLTKDDLKKIVDLMLTEVNQTLAKKDIDLTVSEKAKDYLIEQGYDEAMGARPLRRVIEQQIRDKVTDFYLDNPNVKHLAADMEDGKLVITERKSAENKDQKEEKKTDESK from the coding sequence ATGGCTGATATTCCAGTAGGACCATTTGATAATATGGATGATATTTTTAATCAATTAATGGGAGGTATGAATGGAATTAATTCCGAAAATCGTCGTTATTTAATTAACGGACGAGAAGTAACTCCTGAAGAATTTGCAGAATACCGTAAAACAGGAAAATTACCAAAGGGTGCAAATGCACAAGGAGCACAAGTTGCAGGTAAAGCTAAGAAAGATGGTATCTTAGAAAAATTAGGACGCAACTTAACTCAAGAAGCTCGTGATGGTAAGTTAGATCCTGTAATTGGTAGAAATAAAGAAATTCAAGAAACAGCTGAAATTTTGTCACGTCGGACAAAGAATAATCCTGTATTAGTTGGAGATGCCGGTGTAGGTAAAACAGCTGTTGTAGAAGGATTAGCACAAGCAATTGTAAACGGAGATGTTCCAGCTGCTATTAAAAATAAGGAAATCATTAGTATTGATATTTCTGGTCTAGAAGCAGGGACACAATACCGTGGAAGTTTTGAAGAAAATATCCAAAATTTAATTAAAGAAGTAAAACAACGTGGAAATGTAATTTTATTCTTTGATGAAATTCATCAAATTTTAGGCGCCGGTGGTATGGGTGGCGACAATGGCTCAAAAGGTTTAGCAGATATTTTGAAACCAGCATTATCACGTGGCGAAATTACAGTAATTGGTGCAACTACACAAGATGAATATCATAATACAATTATGAAAAATGCAGCTTTAGCACGTCGTTTTAATGAAGTTACAGTTAATGCGCCAAGTGCAGAAGATACATTTAAGATTTTACGTGGAATTCGTCCACTTTATGAAAAACATCACAATGTAGAATTGCCAGACAATGTCTTAAAAGCAGCTGTGGACTATTCAATCCAATACATTCCACAACGGAGCTTGCCAGATAAAGCAATTGATTTAATTGATATGACTGCTGCACATTTAGCAGCACAACATCCAGTAACAGATGTTAAGGAAATTGAAAAGCAAATTGCTGCAGAAAAAGAAAAGCAAGAAAAAGCAGCTGAAGATGAAGATTATGAAGCAGCATTAAATGCTAAAACAAAGATCAAAGATTTGCAAAAGCAAATTGATAACCATGCTCAAGAACAAAAAGTCACTGCAACAGTAAATGACGTTGCTGAAGCAGTTGAAAGATTAACTGGTATTCCAGTATCTAAGATGGGTGCTAGCGACATTGAACGCTTAAAGACAATCGGTGACCGTTTGAAGGGTAAGGTTATTGGTCAAGATGAAGCGGTTGATGCAGTAGCACGTGCAATTAGAAGAAATCGTGCTGGATTTGATGAAGGAAACCGTCCAATTGGTAGCTTCTTATTCGTTGGACCAACTGGTGTAGGTAAAACTGAATTAGCAAAACAATTAGCTTTAGATATGTTTGGTTCAAAGGATGCGATTATCCGACTTGATATGTCAGAATATTCAGATAGAACAGCGGTATCTAAATTAATTGGAACTTCAGCAGGATACGTTGGTTATGAAGATAACAACAATACGTTAACTGAACGTGTTCGTCGTAATCCATATTCAATTATCTTGTTAGATGAAATTGAAAAGGCTGATCCACAAGTTATTACTTTATTATTACAAGTGTTAGATGATGGACGTTTAACTGATGGTCAAGGAAATACTGTTAACTTTAAGAATACAGTAATTATTGCTACATCAAACGCTGGATTCGGTAACGAAGAATTAAACGGTAATGAAAAGAAGGATGAAGATATCATGAAGAAGATTGCTCCATACTTCCGTCCAGAATTTTTGAATCGTTTCAATGCAGTTATTGAATTCTCACACTTGACAAAGGATGACTTGAAGAAGATTGTTGATTTAATGTTGACTGAAGTTAACCAAACTTTAGCTAAGAAAGACATTGACTTAACAGTTTCTGAAAAAGCTAAAGATTACTTGATTGAACAAGGTTATGATGAAGCAATGGGAGCACGTCCATTGCGTCGAGTAATTGAACAACAAATCCGGGATAAAGTAACAGACTTCTATTTGGATAATCCAAATGTAAAACATTTAGCTGCAGATATGGAAGATGGTAAGTTAGTTATCACAGAACGTAAGTCAGCTGAAAATAAGGATCAAAAAGAAGAAAAGAAGACAGATGAAAGCAAGTAA
- a CDS encoding transcriptional regulator → MKIDIKSYLDHQELTIYRVAKISGYGYTTLHKSFNKEQSKATSMNLRDLDALAQAQHKAMWEVLRELEEGYLVNDDRKDDR, encoded by the coding sequence ATGAAAATCGATATTAAAAGTTATCTCGATCACCAAGAATTAACAATTTATCGAGTAGCTAAAATATCGGGTTACGGTTACACAACTCTACATAAGTCGTTTAACAAAGAGCAATCAAAGGCTACTTCGATGAATTTGCGAGATCTTGATGCGTTAGCACAAGCCCAACATAAAGCAATGTGGGAAGTGCTTCGAGAATTAGAAGAAGGATATCTTGTAAATGACGACAGAAAAGATGATAGATAG
- the gap gene encoding type I glyceraldehyde-3-phosphate dehydrogenase, with protein sequence MTTKVGINGFGRIGRLAFRRIAEVSDDLEIVAINDLTSPAMLAHLLKYDTAHGQFDAEVSATDHSLIVNGKEIPVYAEADATNIPWVKNDGVDLVLESTGFYTSEEKASAHLKAGAKKVLVSAPAGDMPTVVYGVNDDIITPDANIISAASCTTNCLAPMAKAVNDAFGIKAGTMTTTHAYTATQHLQDGPDRKGNVRNARAAAQNIIPHSTGAAKALGKVVPELDGKLDGHALRVPTITGSVTELVVTLDKAVTAEEVNEAVKKVTDGNESFGYNADEIVSSDIIGTSFGSVFDPSQTQVVGEGEGQVVKVAAWYDNESGFTAQMIRTLEKFASML encoded by the coding sequence ATGACTACAAAAGTAGGTATTAATGGTTTTGGTCGTATCGGCCGTTTAGCATTCCGTCGGATTGCTGAAGTATCAGATGATTTGGAAATCGTTGCTATCAACGACTTAACATCACCAGCTATGTTAGCTCACTTATTGAAGTATGACACAGCTCATGGTCAATTTGATGCAGAAGTATCTGCAACAGATCACTCACTTATCGTAAACGGTAAGGAAATCCCTGTATATGCAGAAGCAGATGCAACAAACATTCCTTGGGTTAAGAACGATGGTGTTGATTTAGTACTTGAATCAACAGGTTTCTACACATCAGAAGAAAAGGCATCAGCACACTTGAAGGCTGGCGCAAAGAAAGTTCTTGTATCAGCACCAGCAGGTGACATGCCAACAGTTGTTTACGGTGTAAACGATGACATCATCACACCAGATGCAAACATCATTTCAGCTGCATCATGTACAACAAACTGCTTAGCACCAATGGCAAAGGCTGTTAACGATGCATTTGGTATCAAAGCAGGTACAATGACAACAACACACGCATACACAGCAACACAACACTTACAAGACGGTCCAGACCGCAAAGGTAATGTACGTAACGCACGTGCTGCTGCACAAAACATCATTCCTCACTCAACAGGTGCTGCAAAGGCCTTAGGTAAGGTAGTTCCAGAATTAGACGGCAAGTTAGATGGACACGCATTACGTGTACCAACAATCACAGGTTCAGTAACAGAATTAGTTGTAACATTAGACAAAGCAGTTACAGCTGAAGAAGTAAACGAAGCTGTTAAGAAGGTAACAGATGGTAACGAATCATTTGGTTACAACGCAGACGAAATCGTATCAAGCGATATCATCGGTACATCATTTGGTTCAGTATTTGACCCATCACAAACACAAGTTGTCGGTGAAGGCGAAGGCCAAGTAGTAAAAGTTGCTGCATGGTATGACAACGAATCAGGCTTCACAGCTCAAATGATCCGTACATTAGAAAAATTCGCAAGCATGCTTTAA
- a CDS encoding LysR family transcriptional regulator produces MFDHKLLTFLTVAKVGSYTKAAEELYISQPAVSQQLKNLEEELNVKLFTYKKRKLHLTQSGKQLLLFVESLRSQSNKFKEHLHAIPKNKRPLHLAATQSLTNSMLPDLIAFVNEKHPEIILHCDIMNTKECLAQLHSGKLDFALVEGNFDTEQFTAHPLIDEPFIAVASPKLGLDPNKKYKLNELLDFPLIYRESGSGSYAIMQQILGTQNLKVSDFDQRTQISNPETIKQVLETGVGISFMYRGIVARQIHDGTLMEVNLNSINITHPIYLVYLNNNYFEKEYLQLLDEWLPTYHE; encoded by the coding sequence ATGTTTGATCACAAATTACTCACTTTTTTAACAGTCGCTAAAGTGGGCTCTTATACAAAAGCCGCAGAAGAACTCTATATTAGTCAACCTGCTGTATCACAACAATTGAAAAACCTTGAGGAAGAATTAAATGTTAAACTCTTTACTTATAAAAAGCGCAAATTACATTTAACACAATCAGGAAAACAACTTCTTTTATTTGTGGAATCTTTGCGCTCTCAAAGTAATAAGTTCAAAGAACATTTACATGCAATTCCTAAAAATAAACGTCCACTCCATTTAGCTGCGACTCAATCATTAACAAACTCAATGTTGCCTGATTTAATTGCATTTGTTAATGAAAAGCATCCAGAAATCATCCTCCACTGTGATATTATGAACACTAAAGAGTGTTTAGCGCAATTACATTCTGGTAAGTTAGATTTTGCATTAGTTGAGGGTAATTTTGACACTGAACAATTCACTGCTCATCCATTGATTGACGAGCCATTTATTGCAGTTGCATCTCCAAAATTAGGTCTAGATCCTAATAAAAAATATAAATTAAATGAACTGCTTGATTTTCCACTCATCTATCGCGAAAGCGGTTCTGGATCCTATGCAATTATGCAACAAATTTTAGGCACTCAAAATCTTAAAGTTAGTGATTTTGATCAGCGAACACAAATTAGTAATCCTGAAACAATCAAACAAGTATTGGAAACAGGTGTAGGTATTAGTTTTATGTATCGTGGAATTGTAGCACGTCAAATTCACGATGGTACATTGATGGAAGTCAATTTAAATTCAATTAATATTACTCATCCAATATATTTGGTTTACTTAAATAATAATTATTTTGAAAAAGAATACCTTCAATTGCTTGATGAGTGGTTACCTACTTATCATGAATAA
- a CDS encoding putative ornithine decarboxylase — MKYLKIAAPKNLMKYIPEEWISVTLDSKLNGAELAAIVIDKNSIDEDKTATKIREDSALYIPIVVVDVVKESDKISEEIKKCASEYEKRMIPRFLTDLINFADKRPVSFTTPGHHNGRYNAKHPAGVVFNKFFGDNLLFADTSDTVAELGDTMTHAGSPLEAEQKAAEVYHADKVYFCPNGTTGSNDICASAILRPDDLVLFDRNNHKSLYNGALIMNGAKPVYIPTDRNPLGLIGEMDPSFLTEDRLRAEAAKVDPQKAKQKRPFRMAVIQAETYDGVFYNAAWLLKKIGSLCDYVLFDCAWGGFEQFVDLMNELSPLSQSYSAEDPGILVTQSLHKQQTGMGSASQILKKDAHIKGQDRYVDHKHFNNAYLKYVTSSYNYPLYASMTVNSYLASGRSNQKWWQQILIKGIEWRKQLIKNSKLFRPLVPIEVDGRLWEDIPTTELASDIKYWRLNPEDDWHGFKRIAKNEAIIDPLKLTVVTPGIDIAAATYEKEGIPGPIVAEFLTEHQILKAKADLNSLLFLLTPGDLDSDLDALLDAFMEFEELYEKDAPLDVVLPQLTKKYHRRYANYTIKKLCQEMHDYYKQNHTFELQQALFEKKDMQKYDLSPAVADLKFRYNQSELCNLENVEGRIAMEGALPYPPGVFIVAPGERWQKVDIAYFQTLVGAMEKFDGFVPEIQGVYYGDKDVNGKIHVQCEVLKNE, encoded by the coding sequence ATGAAGTATTTAAAAATTGCTGCACCTAAAAATCTAATGAAGTATATTCCTGAAGAATGGATTAGTGTTACTCTGGACTCAAAACTAAATGGGGCAGAATTGGCAGCTATTGTAATTGATAAAAATAGTATTGATGAAGACAAAACTGCAACTAAAATTCGAGAAGATTCTGCACTTTATATTCCAATCGTTGTTGTAGATGTAGTAAAAGAGTCTGATAAAATTTCTGAGGAAATAAAAAAATGTGCAAGTGAATATGAAAAAAGAATGATTCCTCGATTTTTAACTGATTTAATTAATTTTGCTGATAAACGACCTGTAAGTTTTACAACTCCTGGTCACCATAATGGACGTTATAATGCTAAACATCCAGCAGGAGTTGTATTTAATAAGTTTTTTGGAGATAATTTATTATTTGCGGATACAAGTGATACGGTGGCAGAATTAGGAGATACGATGACTCACGCTGGTTCTCCGTTAGAAGCAGAGCAAAAAGCTGCAGAGGTATATCATGCAGATAAGGTTTATTTTTGTCCTAATGGAACGACTGGTTCAAATGATATTTGTGCGAGTGCAATTTTGCGACCAGATGATTTAGTTTTATTTGACCGTAATAATCATAAATCACTGTATAATGGTGCGTTAATTATGAATGGTGCTAAACCTGTTTATATTCCAACTGACCGTAATCCACTCGGGCTAATTGGTGAGATGGATCCAAGCTTTTTAACAGAGGATAGATTAAGAGCAGAAGCAGCTAAGGTTGACCCTCAAAAAGCTAAGCAAAAACGCCCATTTAGAATGGCAGTAATCCAGGCAGAAACATATGATGGCGTATTTTATAATGCCGCATGGTTATTAAAGAAAATTGGCAGTTTATGTGATTATGTTCTTTTTGATTGTGCTTGGGGAGGATTTGAGCAATTTGTTGATTTAATGAATGAATTATCACCTCTTAGTCAAAGCTATAGTGCTGAGGATCCTGGAATTTTAGTAACTCAATCATTACATAAACAACAAACAGGAATGGGCTCTGCTTCACAAATTTTAAAAAAAGATGCACACATTAAGGGACAAGATAGATATGTTGATCATAAGCATTTTAATAATGCCTATTTAAAATATGTAACTTCAAGTTATAACTATCCCCTTTATGCTTCAATGACAGTAAATTCTTATCTTGCAAGTGGCAGAAGCAACCAAAAGTGGTGGCAACAAATTTTAATAAAGGGAATTGAATGGAGAAAACAATTAATTAAGAATTCAAAATTATTCCGTCCTTTAGTCCCAATTGAAGTTGATGGAAGATTATGGGAGGATATTCCTACAACTGAATTAGCCAGTGATATTAAATATTGGCGGCTAAATCCAGAAGATGATTGGCATGGATTTAAACGAATTGCAAAAAATGAAGCAATTATTGATCCATTAAAATTAACGGTTGTAACGCCAGGAATTGATATTGCAGCTGCCACATATGAAAAAGAAGGAATTCCAGGACCAATTGTTGCTGAATTTTTAACAGAACATCAAATTTTAAAAGCTAAGGCTGATTTAAACTCATTACTATTTCTTTTAACTCCGGGAGATCTGGACAGTGATCTTGATGCATTGCTAGATGCATTTATGGAATTTGAAGAATTATATGAAAAAGATGCTCCACTAGACGTTGTATTACCTCAACTAACCAAAAAGTACCATAGGCGATATGCAAATTATACAATTAAAAAACTTTGTCAGGAAATGCATGATTATTATAAACAAAATCATACATTTGAATTACAACAAGCATTATTTGAAAAGAAAGATATGCAAAAATATGATTTGAGTCCAGCAGTAGCTGACTTAAAATTTAGATATAATCAAAGTGAATTATGTAACTTAGAAAATGTTGAAGGAAGAATTGCTATGGAGGGCGCTTTACCATATCCTCCAGGTGTATTCATTGTTGCACCTGGCGAGAGATGGCAGAAAGTCGACATTGCATATTTTCAAACACTTGTAGGAGCAATGGAAAAATTTGATGGTTTTGTACCAGAAATCCAAGGAGTTTATTATGGTGATAAAGATGTCAATGGTAAAATTCATGTACAATGTGAAGTTTTAAAAAATGAATAA